A single region of the Xenopus laevis strain J_2021 chromosome 4L, Xenopus_laevis_v10.1, whole genome shotgun sequence genome encodes:
- the gxylt2.L gene encoding glucoside xylosyltransferase 2-like, translating to MRFRWKLLGSLLCLSGLLLLLYRLLSTAQPPPGSTSSQGSPPLIITPNISGSPAAGYFRALHDHMTRRRDKKKEEENWTKVRAPQQKPKTPTPEEWMHLAVVACGDRVEETVTMLKSAVLFSFKKIKFHIFAEDSLKSDFQKKLEKWPRQISRKIEYKIYPITFPVGNAQEWKKLFKPCAAQRLFLPMLLRYVDSLLYVDTDVLFLRPLDHIWAFLRRFNDTQLAAMAPEHEISKIGWYSRFARHPFYGTAGVNSGVMLMNLTRIRNQQFKNNMIPGGLTWEEMLHPLYQKYKNYITWGDQDLLNIIFYFNPEMLYVFPCHWNYRPDHCMYGSNCKAAEEEGVSILHGNRGVYRDEKQPAFKAFYEVIRDYPFDDNLFQSMYFPLQSKFLESVHTLCGRIPQVFLKQIEKTMKMMYERRVVVHIRSHV from the exons ATGCGGTTCCGCTGGAAGCTCCTCGGGAGTCTCCTGTGTCTCTCGGGGCTGCTGCTTCTTCTCTACCGGCTCCTCAGCACCGCGCAGCCTCCCCCGGGCTCCACCTCCAGCCAGGGAAGCCCCCCACTTATTATCACCCCAAATATTAGCGGCTCCCCCGCCGCCGGCTACTTCAGGGCGCTGCACGATCACATGACCCGCCGCAGGGAcaagaagaaggaggaggagaacTGGACAAAAGTCAG AGCTCCCCAGCAAAAGCCAAAAACCCCCACGCCTGAGGAATGGATGCATCTCGCTGTTGTTGCCTGTGGGGATCGCGTGGAGGAAACCGTAACCATGTTGAAATCGGCGGTGctttttagctttaaaaaaataaagttccaCATCTTTGCAGAGGATTCTttgaaatcagattttcaaaagaAG CTTGAGAAATGGCCCCGGCAGATCTCCAGAAAGATCGAATACAAGATTTACCCCATTACATTCCCAGTAGGAAACGCCCAGGAGTGGAAGAAACTGTTCAAGCCGTGTGCAGCTCAGCGTCTCTTCCTCCCG ATGCTTTTGCGATACGTGGATTCCCTGCTGTATGTGGATACGGATGTTCTGTTCCTGAGGCCCCTGGACCACATCTGGGCTTTTCTGAGACGCTTTAATGACACCCAGCTGGCAGCCATGGCACCAGAGCACGAGATATCAAAGATCGGCTGGTACAGTCGTTTTGCCCGGCACCCGTTTTATGGGACGGCTGGGGTCAACTCTGGAGTGATGCTTATGAACCTTACTCGTATTCGCAACCAACAGttcaag AATAACATGATCCCAGGTGGACTGACTTGGGAAGAAATGCTTCATCCTTTATATCAGAAATATAAGAACTATATCACATGGGGCGATCAGGATTTATTGAACATCATTTTTTACTTTAACCCAG AGATGCTGTATGTTTTTCCCTGCCACTGGAATTACAGACCAGATCACTGTATGTACGGCAGTAACTGTAAAGCAGCAGAGGAAGAGGGAGTGTCCATTCTTCACGGCAATAGGGGAGTATACCGTGATGAAAAGCAGCCTGCCTTCAAGGCTTTCTATGAAGTCATACGTGAT TACCCTTTTGACGACAATCTCTTCCAGTCAATGTATTTCCCCCTTCAGTCGAAGTTCCTAGAGAGCGTTCATACTTTGTGTGGCCGGATCCCCCAGGTGTTTCTCAAGCAGATTGAAAAGACCATGAAGATGATGTACGAGAGACGTGTTGTTGTCCACATAAGATCCCATGTATGA